Proteins from one Lachnospiraceae bacterium KGMB03038 genomic window:
- a CDS encoding prolyl-tRNA synthetase associated domain-containing protein → MEDQKQKVYDALDKQKIKYEVVEHEPVYTMEDMDRLGLSKKGTLCKNLFLRDSKGKRHFLVTCEESKKVDLKALGKQLGGGNLSFASEERLEKYLGLKQGSVSPFGLMNDTDHAVEFFIDKDLSRCKSLGIHPLENTATVFLSFKDLDKFLWSLDVDVVKIKL, encoded by the coding sequence ATGGAAGACCAGAAACAGAAAGTTTATGACGCGTTGGACAAGCAAAAGATCAAATATGAAGTAGTGGAGCATGAACCTGTGTATACTATGGAAGATATGGACAGACTGGGTCTTTCTAAGAAGGGGACGTTGTGCAAGAATCTGTTCCTGCGGGATTCTAAGGGAAAGCGCCATTTCCTGGTCACTTGCGAGGAAAGCAAGAAAGTGGACCTGAAAGCCCTTGGGAAACAGCTGGGAGGCGGAAATTTAAGCTTTGCCTCAGAAGAACGGCTGGAAAAATATCTGGGGTTAAAGCAGGGGAGCGTATCTCCATTTGGATTGATGAACGATACAGACCATGCGGTGGAATTCTTCATTGACAAAGATCTTAGCCGATGCAAGAGTCTTGGAATTCATCCATTGGAGAATACGGCAACGGTATTCTTGTCCTTCAAAGATTTGGATAAATTTCTCTGGAGTTTGGATGTGGATGTGGTCAAGATCAAATTGTAG
- a CDS encoding tRNA-dihydrouridine synthase family protein: MYYYLAPMEGITTYVYRGAYHKYFYPMDKYFTPFLVPHSKKGFSAREMREIDPEHNKGMRLVPQIMSNQADDCLNTMQKLRELGYMEINLNFGCPSKTVVGKNRGAGFLAKTEELDRFLAEIFANTDQKVSVKTRLGKYDPEEFEAILEIYNRYPIEEVILHPRTQQDFYQNPVNLTAYAYAEEHCRHPLCYNGDIFSVEAGGKLLEKFPKIHTLMLGRGVIADPMLVEKLEKGGNELDVKRLRAFHDEICAGYQAIGGGDKPVLFKMKELWSYMIRLFPGSEKQAKKLRKSESLTAYQAAVEEVFALHSERAAI; encoded by the coding sequence ATGTATTATTATCTTGCGCCAATGGAAGGGATTACTACCTATGTCTACCGCGGCGCTTATCATAAATATTTCTATCCCATGGACAAATATTTTACTCCCTTTTTGGTGCCTCACAGCAAGAAAGGATTCAGCGCTCGGGAAATGCGTGAGATCGATCCGGAGCATAATAAGGGGATGCGGCTGGTTCCCCAGATCATGAGCAATCAGGCGGATGACTGTTTAAACACGATGCAAAAGCTAAGAGAACTGGGATATATGGAAATAAACCTGAATTTCGGCTGTCCTTCCAAAACAGTGGTAGGGAAAAACAGAGGTGCAGGATTTCTTGCAAAAACAGAAGAATTAGACCGCTTTCTTGCGGAAATTTTCGCAAATACTGATCAAAAGGTTTCTGTGAAAACTCGTCTTGGGAAATACGATCCGGAAGAATTTGAAGCAATCCTGGAAATCTATAACCGGTATCCTATTGAAGAAGTAATCCTTCACCCCAGGACACAACAAGACTTTTATCAGAATCCGGTGAATCTGACAGCCTATGCTTACGCGGAGGAGCACTGCAGGCATCCGCTGTGCTATAATGGAGACATTTTCAGCGTGGAGGCAGGCGGAAAGCTGCTGGAGAAATTTCCAAAGATCCATACGCTGATGCTGGGGAGGGGTGTGATCGCAGACCCAATGCTTGTGGAGAAGCTGGAAAAAGGCGGCAATGAACTGGATGTGAAACGGCTGCGGGCCTTCCATGACGAGATCTGCGCGGGATACCAAGCAATCGGCGGGGGAGACAAGCCGGTGTTATTTAAAATGAAAGAATTATGGTCGTATATGATCCGCCTGTTCCCAGGGAGTGAAAAACAGGCAAAGAAGCTGCGGAAGTCAGAAAGTCTGACCGCTTATCAGGCGGCAGTGGAGGAAGTTTTTGCTTTACATTCGGAACGGGCTGCAATATAA
- a CDS encoding CPBP family intramembrane metalloprotease encodes MPAGGQESYGKRMWRLWSPLLLKMAIAFGVSVLAAGAFSFLYMTSEPELVTQAMEDQTKMSELYERLMTEILKVTTIVEGVAALVTIPVMLTLFHKDRVMEKHAGIVPNRKAPLWKYFALILMTLALSLGFNNLVLIGNLASYDSAYEETLSTLYAAAFPVQIVCLGILVPICEELVFRGLMYKRLRERAPFWQAALYASAVFAFLHMNMIQMFYGFLMGMAFCYIYEKYGSVKAPILAHISVNLLSVFATEYHLFDWLLQEPVRAGIITVACAALASSMFLYIQRIEEKPDIPDVNGETIHP; translated from the coding sequence ATGCCCGCCGGCGGGCAGGAATCTTATGGAAAAAGAATGTGGCGGCTGTGGAGTCCGCTCCTCCTTAAGATGGCGATCGCATTTGGAGTGTCTGTTCTTGCGGCAGGCGCGTTTTCGTTTCTTTATATGACGTCAGAACCAGAGCTGGTGACACAGGCGATGGAAGATCAGACAAAGATGAGTGAATTGTATGAACGGCTGATGACAGAGATCTTGAAAGTGACAACGATTGTTGAAGGAGTGGCGGCGCTGGTTACGATCCCTGTTATGCTGACGCTTTTTCATAAGGACCGAGTAATGGAGAAACATGCCGGGATCGTACCGAATAGGAAGGCGCCTCTTTGGAAATATTTTGCGCTGATCCTTATGACGCTTGCTCTTTCTTTGGGATTTAACAATCTGGTCTTGATCGGGAATCTGGCTTCTTATGACAGCGCTTACGAGGAAACGCTCTCTACACTTTACGCGGCCGCTTTTCCGGTTCAGATCGTCTGTCTTGGGATTTTGGTGCCGATCTGTGAGGAGCTGGTATTTCGCGGACTGATGTATAAACGGCTTCGGGAACGGGCGCCTTTTTGGCAGGCGGCGTTATATGCCTCAGCGGTATTTGCGTTCCTGCATATGAATATGATACAGATGTTCTATGGATTCCTGATGGGCATGGCGTTCTGTTATATTTATGAAAAATATGGGTCGGTGAAGGCGCCCATCTTGGCCCACATTTCCGTAAATCTTCTCTCGGTATTTGCCACAGAGTATCACCTGTTTGACTGGCTGCTGCAGGAGCCTGTGAGGGCCGGGATCATCACGGTGGCCTGCGCGGCGCTGGCTTCTTCCATGTTCCTGTATATCCAGAGGATTGAGGAAAAGCCGGATATTCCAGATGTAAATGGAGAGACGATCCATCCTTAG
- a CDS encoding hydrolase, translating to MMMRKFGIRFLAAIAASSLIATPVFAAPSVDDLEKDKAAAQSEVDSLQEQLTATLEKLDQLETDLIAKGEEITQAEEDLKKAQEKEEQQYEDMKLRIKYMYEQGDTSVIEALVSAEDFSDLVNNAEYVQNVYSYDREKLNEYVETKKEVETLKTTLEKEQKDMQSMQTEYEAEEESLNATIEEKQSEISDLDAQLQEAAEAAAAARREQQAEAAGSDNDGSGGSTGSGSGGGDYVSNGDTSAAQTIVNAAYSQLGVPYVWGGTTPGVGLDCSGLVQYCHKVAGISIGRTSGAQGGGGQAVSNPQPGDVVCYSGHVGIYIGGGQMIHAPHTGDVVKIASVSSIGRTYWYRRYW from the coding sequence ATGATGATGAGAAAATTTGGGATAAGATTTCTGGCCGCGATAGCAGCAAGTTCCTTGATCGCGACGCCGGTTTTTGCAGCACCATCAGTAGATGACTTGGAAAAGGACAAAGCGGCGGCACAGAGCGAAGTGGATTCGCTTCAAGAACAGTTGACGGCGACTCTGGAAAAGCTGGATCAGTTAGAGACAGATTTGATCGCAAAAGGCGAAGAGATTACCCAAGCAGAGGAAGATTTAAAGAAGGCCCAAGAGAAAGAAGAGCAGCAGTACGAAGATATGAAGCTTCGTATTAAATATATGTATGAGCAGGGAGATACCAGTGTAATCGAAGCGCTTGTATCGGCGGAAGACTTTTCAGACCTTGTAAATAACGCGGAATACGTCCAGAACGTTTACTCCTATGACAGGGAGAAACTGAATGAATATGTAGAGACCAAGAAAGAGGTCGAGACGCTCAAGACTACATTGGAAAAAGAGCAGAAAGATATGCAGTCTATGCAGACGGAATATGAGGCGGAAGAAGAATCTCTGAACGCGACCATCGAAGAGAAGCAGAGTGAGATCTCAGATTTGGATGCGCAGCTTCAGGAAGCGGCGGAAGCGGCTGCGGCGGCAAGAAGAGAGCAGCAGGCGGAAGCGGCGGGAAGCGATAACGATGGCTCCGGCGGCAGCACCGGCAGCGGTTCTGGCGGCGGCGATTATGTCAGCAATGGCGACACCTCAGCGGCACAGACGATCGTGAACGCGGCCTACAGTCAGCTGGGCGTACCTTATGTATGGGGCGGCACGACACCAGGCGTAGGACTTGATTGTTCCGGTCTTGTTCAGTATTGCCACAAAGTTGCGGGCATCAGCATCGGACGTACATCAGGCGCTCAGGGCGGAGGCGGCCAGGCGGTCAGCAACCCGCAGCCTGGAGACGTGGTATGCTACTCAGGCCATGTAGGGATTTATATTGGCGGAGGCCAGATGATCCATGCGCCGCATACCGGAGATGTAGTGAAGATTGCTTCTGTAAGTTCTATCGGAAGAACATATTGGTACAGAAGATATTGGTAG